The segment TCGCCTGCTCCCAAATCCGGGATGTCTGTTCTCAAGATTATTCTGATCATCGGCAGTATATTTGGGCTGCTGTTTGTCGCCGCAATCGCAGGTTTGGTCTACTTCGTGATGCAACTGGCGGTTGATAGCGACACGCTGGAAACAACCGTGGCCGACGATCAGGTGACCTCGCTGGAGCTGCCTTCGAACTGGACCGATTTGCGTGGGGCCGACAGGAATGTTGACGCGTCACTGCAGTACGGAAATCTGTTTGCTGAGACCTACGCGATGATTTTGACCGAGTCGAAGTCAGATTTTCTTCAGATGTTTGGCGCCGATGCGCAGTTTGGAATCGATGACTATTCCGAGTTGATTGTGGAAGGGATGGCGGATGCAAATTTCAAGCTTGGAGCGGCCGATCCCGTGACGGTCAATGGATTATCCGGCAGGCGAATTCGAATGACAACGGAGCTTGAGGGAATCCCGATCGTCTATCTGGTTACGCTGATCGATGGCAATAACCATTTTCATCAGGTGCACTGTTGGACCATGCAGTCCCGTGAAACGAAAAACATGCCAACGTTGAAGAAGATCGCCGACAGTTTTCGCGAACGGTAGCCTAAGAATCGCTGATATTTGTTTGCATCGACCGGCGTTCGATGATCGATCGATTGTCGGTTGCTTCCGTGGCTGATTCGATGAATTGAGCCGCTTTCTCGCTCCATAAGCCACCGTTCGTTCGGTCCGCGCATAAAAAAACACCCTCGGTAACTTTGGGTTCCAGGGGGGCAAGAACACCTCAGTTATCCGAGAGCGATTGGTCGGTTGCAAGGTCTCGGCTTCCGTGCCTCAACCTCCCATCCCATTGGCTGCTCTATCAGCATCCATGCTGAAAAAAAGCAGAAATGTTTTTTGTCACTAACCGTTTCCGATCAGTGACAGGGGGAGATTAGGGAAATCGAAATTTTGGGTCAAGACAGTTTTCAAATAAACCGAAGAGAATTCGTTTGCAAGCGAAAATGGGTTCGCCAAGTTATGCTGCTTAGCTGTTTTGAAGCAGAAGCTGCCTTGCGAGACGAACATTTCAAAGTCGAGCCGGCGCAGCAGCCCAGTAAACCATTCTGGATCGCCGTTTCCAATTGCTCTTTACGGGATTGCGACCTGTTCGCGTTCAGCGCTGCGAATGCAAGCCGAACATGTTTCCTTCGGAGTCGACCGCGAGGGTGATGAAACCGTACGGGCCGATGGAGAACTTCGATTTGTGAATCTTTCCACCGGCGGATTCGACTCGGCTTTCTTCGACGGCGCAGTCTTCGCAACTGAAGTACACCAACACGCTGTTGCCGCCAGAGCTTACGCCTTCGACTTTCACGATCGCCCCGGATGCTCCTTTTCGGTCCGGGTCCATCGGAAATGCCATCATCCGGATTTCGCCGCCGGGGGAATCCAGGTTCTGCAGCGTGGTGGCCAAAACAGATTCGTAGAACCTGGTGGCTCGATCCAGATCATCAACGTAAATTTCGAACCAGCCCACTGGATTGGCTAACATGACATAACTCCTGACTTGAAACGTTCAATTCAGGAGTATGTCACTGTGCGCACCCGAATGCAACGATCGGTCATTGTGGCCGTGTTTCGTCCGCTTGATTCCGACGTTGCCGTTGGCTGGAAACCGGGCAGGCCCTAGTCCAGCGACGGAATTTTTCGACCGCTGGTCCACGTAACACCGGCCTTGTCGAGAGTCTTTCGCATTTTCGGAACGTCCTTTTCGACGATCTTGCGGAAGTCGGATTCGATCTCCTTGTACTTCTCGACCGCGATCTCCAGTTGACGACGATGTGTGCCGGTCACGCCTTCGCTGCCCATCGATCCAAACATCGCCGTGTTGAGGCGACTGACGAGGCCAGGCAAAGCTGACTCATTGCGTTTCGACCGAGTCGGATCGCCATTGAAAGCTTCCGTCAGGTCCTTGAGTTTGGTTTCCAGGTCGCGGATATCGTTGACCAACGATTGGTCAGCCGTTCGAGACGCTTCGACCATTGAACGCATCGACGCAAGCTCATCGCTGGTTTCTCGCGCAACCGTCGTTGCTGCCCGGATCACAGCATAGACCCGACGAGCTTCGTTTGCGAAAGCCATTGACTCTTCGCGATCGGGTTCTTCAACGCCATCGATCTCCAGAGGAGCAATTTCGAACTCAGTCGGATCGACAAGCATTTTGGTTTCGCCGTCGACGGTTTGAGAAATCTCAACCGTGTACTTCCCGGGCAATGCGATCGGAGCTCGGCCCAAGCCGTCATTCCCCCAGTTCATGTTCCACGTTGCAACGTGAAGTCCCTTGGACGTCGAACCGTTGACTCGATTCACAAGTGTGCCGTCTGCGTCACGGATGGTCAGCGTGACCTTCGGAGCGACCTCGCGATCTTCGGCTTTGAGTTCATCCCAGGAAGGGTAGGGCACGTCCGCATTTTTCGACTTCAGCCCACGTTCTTTCGCAATTCGTTTTTGCTTCAGAGTTTTGAGTGAATCGGTCAAATGGTAAGTGAATTTGACTCCGTACGATGGATTGCTGGCCGTATAGAAAGCCGCACCCTGGAATGCTTTTCCGCCCATCGCCAACGGACTGCGACGCTCGAAAATTCGTCCGGTCTTGATCGGCAAGATCGTGTTCTTCTTCAAAAGCTCTTCATCGATGTGACGCAGCGTGTCGTAGTTATCCAGCACGTAGAATCCGCGACCGAACGAAGCCAACACAAGTGCGTTTTCTTCTGCCTGGATTTCAATGTCGCGAATCGCGACCGTTGGCAGACCACTACCGAGCTTGATCCACTTTTCGCCGCCATTGAGTGTCACATAGCAACCGAATTCGGTGCCGCAAAACAAAATGTCAGGGTTCACGTGATCCTGCTTGAGCGTGTAGACGCTGCCTCGTTCTGGCAGGTTGGCCGTGATGTCTTCCCAGGTATCACCGCGGTCTTCGCTGCGAACGATGTAGGGTTTGAAGTCGCCTCGTTTGTGATTGTTGATCGCAACGAACACGGTGTCTTCGTCATGCAGGCTGGCTTCGATATCGTTAATGTATCCAAACTCGGGAACATCCAGCGAACCGAACTTGCTAATTGCAGTCCACTCGTCGCCTCCGTCTTCGGTCACCTGAACCATTCCGTCGTCGGTGCCGACGTAAATCAATCCGCTGACCAGAGGAGACTCGCTCACGCTGACGATCGTTCCGTACATCGATGTTGACATGTTCTTGGCGACAGCATCGACGCTCCACACGCGGCCCATGACTTTCAGCTTGTTGCGATCAAGGTCGCGCGACAGGTCAGGACTGATGGCTTTCCAGTTGTCGCCGCGATCGTCAGACTGAAACAGAATCTGCGAACCGTAATAGATGCGTTTGCTGTTGTGTGGAGAAATCAGCAACGCCGAATCCCAGTTCCAACGAAGGGCTTCTCCGTCGGCTTCCGGTTGAGGTTTGATGTCGATGCGCTGACCTGTTTTGCGATTGAATCGAACCAGTCCACCGTATTGCCACTGCGAGTAAATCGTATCCGGGTCTTCCGGGTCGACTGCTGGGTCAAAGCCATCGCCAAACACGGTCACGAACCAGTCGCTGTTGGTGATGCCGTTGTTGCTGAGCGTTTGCGAAGGTCCGCCTTGCGTAGCGTTGTCCTGCGTTCCGCCGTAAACGTAGTAAAACGGTTTTTCGTTTGAGACAGCAACTTTGTAAAACTGAGTCAGCGGCAAGTTGGCTTTAAAATCGTAAGTTTTTCCGCGATCCCACGTTTCGTACAATCCACCGTCACAGCCGATCAGCAAGTGATCCGGATCGGCAGGATCAATCACCATCGCATGGTTATCCACGTGCTTGTTAGACTCGCCCAAACGGCTAAACGTCTTGCCGCCGTCTTCGGTGACTTTGTTGTACGTGTCGAGCGAGTAAACGCGATCGAACTTGTGCGGACATGCGACCAATTCCTGGTAGTACTGCGGGCTGCCGCTGACTTCGCCGCTCATTCGCGACCACGATTCACCGCGGTTGGCTGAACGATAAAAGCCACTTGAACTTCCCGTCGCTTCGACGATCGCGTAGATGACTTCTGGGTTGATCGGAGAGATCGCCATCCCGATACGACCTTTGTCGCCGCCAGGCAATCCCCGATTGATCTGTTTCCATGTCGCTCCACCGTCGGTTGACTTGTGGATGCCGGATTCCGGACCACCGTCGATCAAAACCCAGGTATGACGACGACGCTGGTACGAACTTGCATAGATGATGTCCGGATTTGACGGATCGAGGTGGACTTCATTGACGCCTGTGTTGGGCGAGATGTCGAGAATCTTCTTCCATGACTTTCCGCCGTCGGTCGTTTTGTACAGTCCGCGATCGCCGCCTTCGCTCCAAAGTGGTCCTTGAGCCGCGACGTACACGGTGTTCGAATCGTCAGGATGGACGACGATTTTTCCAATGTGCTCACTGTTGTCGAGCCCGACTTTTTTGAAAGAAGCTCCGCCGTCTGTTGATTTGTACAGCCCGTCACCATAGCCAACGCTGCGCTGCGAATTGTTCTCTCCGGTTCCGACCCAGATTGTAAATTGGTCGTTGGGATCAATCGCCAGGCAACCAATCGAATAGCTGCCGTATCCGTCAAAGATCGGTTTCCAGGTGACTCCGGCGTTGGTCGTCTTCCAAACCCCGCCGCTACAGGCCGCGATGTACCACGTGCTGCGATCGGTCGGGTCCACGACGATGTCGCCGATGCGTCCTGACATGAATGCCGGACCGAGGTTACGGAACTTCAGCGACGACAGAAGGCCGGAGTGAATTCCTGGCTGTGGATCTTCCGGTGTGTCGGAGTCCTGTGCGTTCGCCTGCATCGCGATCGAGAACACGATTGCGGCGGCGATTAGAAAGCGTCCAGCTGGTTTGGTGGCAAAAAACGAAGGTGCAAATTTCACGTTGGGGCCCATCAAGTATCGAATTCGTGAGTAAAGATCTGTCAATCATAGCTAACAAATTCGGGATTGAGCCGGGTTGTCCGAACAGACTATTTCTTTTTGCGACGTTTTTCGCCGTCGAAGTCAAAAAGCTGCCGCGCGAAATCGTACTTCAGTGAAGAATCCGACGCAACAAAATCGTGCTTCAGTGAAAAATCGGACGCAAAACAGACTTTGTCACGGTCGTCGTCACGTGACTTGAGCAGGCTGAAAGCGGTGTCGATCGTCGGCAACTGATCGTCCCTAAGTGCCGGTTTATTGTCGGGGAGCTTTTGCAAGCCGGCTCCGCCATTGTTGATCGGAGCCGTAATCAGATTCAAACCGAAGAAGCCGGAAAGGTTGTTTCGCACGATGCTGACGTCGCTCGCATTGACGCGACCGTCGCGGTTCATGTCGTAACGATTTTCAATTCCAACAGTGAAGAATCCGGAAAGGTTGTTTCGGACCAAGGAGACATCGTTTGCGTTGACCCGAGCGTTGGAATCTGAGTCGCCTGTGTCACCGATCGCATTTCCGAAGTAGAAAACGTCCGGTGCCGAGAGCCCTGTCGTTGAGTTGGCCAGCAGCACAACCTGAAGCCACGTGTTCTCGATTGCGTTGTCGGGCCACGAGAGCAAAATCTGGTCGACTCCCTCGATCTCGCCCGGCGACGTCGAAACGGTCGGTAGCGGAATGCTGCTGGTGCTGCTCAACAATTCCCAGGATGCGACGTCGTCATTGTTGCCGACTCGGAATTCAAAATCGTCTACATTCAGGGACGATTCAAGCCCCGCGAACTCAACGACGACTCGATTAATGCCGTGTTCGAAACTCGTGTAGTTTGCAAACGTTGCGGTTTCACCTGGAAGCAGCGGGACTTTGTCGCTGGCCAGTGTTTCTTCGCCAAAGCTTGACTCGCCGTAGCTCACGCCGCGAGAACGGACGTTGGCGACTGCGTTGATCGCAAACGTTGTTTCTGAAGCAGCGCCGGCGGAATCCGTTCCCGTGATCGTCACCGTGTCTGAGGTGTGGACTTGAGACGGCGTGTAAGTCCAGCTCCATGTTCCGTCATCGTTGAGCGTGACGTTGCCGATCGATGCAGTCAAACCAAGCGTTTGATGGTCGGGCTCGAACCATGTTCCGGTATTCGTCATCTCATCGGCGACATTGCCAGAGAGTGAATCGTTTTGCGTCGACAAAATCGGAGCGTAGTTCAAAGCTTCGACTGGCAAGTCGATCACAACGCTGGAGTTGCCGGTCGCGTCGACGGTGACTGTCGCCGAATACGTTTCACCATCGTATTGCACCAGCACATCGTAGTTGCCTCGGAACGCGTCGACCGACATTGCGCCATTGCGTGTCGACCCCTGAACGTCCGTCCACCAATCGCCGAACACGAGGTCTTCATAGGCCTGACCGTTGGGCTTGATCGAGAAATCTGAGCGATATAAAGCAGCGTCGGGAAGCCAATGAGAACTTTCCCAGAATCCCCAGTGGAGAAACTCGGTCACCGAAGACTGGCTGAACGCCATCGTCATATAGTCGCGCAAATAGTCGGCCTGAAGCTGCTCGTTGGTTGAATTAACGTCGAACTCCGTGATCGCGATCGGAACATCGAACTCCGAATGGTACTCGTCCAGCAGATCGGCAAAGACCGTGATGTCTGTCAGATTGGCGTCCGAATAATGGCTCTGTTCGCCAATCACGTCCAGCAAATTCTGATCAGCCAACAGACCAAGCCAGTATTCGAACACGTCGCGATGTTCGGTTCCGGAACCGTTGCCAGCGAAAATGCCAAAGTCATTGAGTGCCAGTTTGATGTCCGGATCAAAGTCGCGAACTTGCTGATACCAGTCAACGATCACGTTGTCGCCAACGATATCCATCACGTCGTGGTTGGACCACGGTTCGTTAACCACATCCCATTCCCGAATGTCGCCGTCGAAATCTGTCAGCACCGTATCGAAATGGTCTTCAATGGTCGTCGTCAGCCATGCGTTGGCCGATGTCTCACCATCGTCGACAACGCGAGCATCGTACTCCGACCAGACGCTGTCGGGCATGAATTGCCGGCTGGGCCAAATCAGATTGTGGCCTCTCAAATAGATGTCGTTGTCGATCGCAAAGTCGACGCCCTGTCGGGCTCGCGCAGGGTCCTGCAAATAGCCAGGCCACTTGTTTGAGTTCTCCATCACCGCGGCGTTAAACAGGCGTTTGATCTCGTTCTGGTACTTCAACGCCGTCGCGTTTCCGTTTGGATCCAGTTTGCCTCCGTAAGCATTGATGGCGCTGCCAAACAGGAATTCGTGCTGGTTCTGCCGCAGGCTGACGACGGCGCCGTCGACCGGTTGGCCATTGATATCATTGACCGTGATCGTGACGGTTGACTTGCGTTCGTCTTCGATGCGTTGATCGGCTGCATCGCGCCACGGATCAAGACCATCGCGGCCTTCGTAAGACGCAGAAGGGAAACGACTTGGGAGGTCTTCAAGATTGACCGCGTTGCTGAGATTCGACCATCGGAATCCTCCAATTTGGATCGTCTGCAAAGAATGGCCCACGTTGAAAACGGCTTGCAAGCCACCGGGCGAAAAATCTTCTCCAACGGTCAACTCATGCGAGAAAAATTGCCAACTGCCATCCGGTGAGATCGCGTCCGAGAACAGCGTCGCGTAGGTATCGGTTCGCTGAACAGCAAAACTGGCTGCCGGGTCCGCGCCTGCGGTGGCTCGAATCCAGAACTCAAAACGCATCGTGTCGCCGTCAATCACTGCGGCGTCGTTGATGTCGACCGTCTGAATTTTCCAGTTCATGTCCGGGACCGTCGAAGTCGTAACCTCGAACGCGGTTGAGAAATCCTGCCCCGTGACCGAAGCGGTTTGCGACGTTCCCCAGTTGCCACCGATGTTGTTCAGGTAGAACGAGTTTTCCGGCGAAATCAACTGAGGCGGGCCGTAGTTGAGCACGCTGAACTGAGCGAATCGCAAGACTTGAGATTTGTGACCCAAATGGAAGCCAAAACTGGCCTCTCCCGCGGCGTAAGATTCGGCCGCGTAAAACGGGATCTGGATTCGCTCCCACTCATCGGTTAGCGCGATGCCCTGCGACAAGGACTTCGTGTATGGAGACGACGTTTTTTCGAAGATCGCCGAAATCTCGCCAGGTCCGGCCAGCGATCGAGCGTAAAACTCGACCCATAGAATATCGCCTTCGTTGACCGGGCCGTTGATCGATTGCTTGAGTTGAGCATTCCACGCGTTGGCCAACTGCCCTGCAATGTCGGCTTGGATAACGTTTCCGAAAGTAGCGTCCGTTTCCGATGTGAAAGTTCCGCCAAAGCTCGTGAAATCGCCCAGCGTTTGGCCGTTCCACAGACTCGTTCCGCCCGCCGGAGCCGAAACGTCATCCTGCAAGTTCCCGTACGCAATCCGCTGGCTTTTGAAACCGACGGTGTATTCCGGGCCGGCCTGCAGTTCGACGTTCAACGATTCGCTGCCTTCGGTTTCGCTGTCTGAAATCGCGTTGATTTCGAGCGTCACCGAGCTTTGTCCAGCTGGGATGTCAATGGAGTCGCCGGGGCTCTCGAAATCCGAGCCTTCAACTGCGTCGCCGAACGTTTGCAAATAGACTCGCAGTGAGTTTGCTGTCGGACCAGAACGCGTGATCGTGAATTTGGCGGGTGACGCAGAGCCCTCTGCCACGTTCGGCGTGTCCGAAAAGATTGCGACTTCGGCGACTTGCGGAGAAAGATCTCCCGCGTCGATCACTTCGATCGTATCGCTGCCGGGCTTGATCCAGCCGACGGACAGATGATCATCGCCACCGGATTCTTTATGCAATGCTTCGATGAAATATTCCTGGCCGGCATTCAAATAGACAACAGCCGATCGCTGAGTTGGCGACGC is part of the Mariniblastus fucicola genome and harbors:
- a CDS encoding VPS10 domain-containing protein, encoding MKFAPSFFATKPAGRFLIAAAIVFSIAMQANAQDSDTPEDPQPGIHSGLLSSLKFRNLGPAFMSGRIGDIVVDPTDRSTWYIAACSGGVWKTTNAGVTWKPIFDGYGSYSIGCLAIDPNDQFTIWVGTGENNSQRSVGYGDGLYKSTDGGASFKKVGLDNSEHIGKIVVHPDDSNTVYVAAQGPLWSEGGDRGLYKTTDGGKSWKKILDISPNTGVNEVHLDPSNPDIIYASSYQRRRHTWVLIDGGPESGIHKSTDGGATWKQINRGLPGGDKGRIGMAISPINPEVIYAIVEATGSSSGFYRSANRGESWSRMSGEVSGSPQYYQELVACPHKFDRVYSLDTYNKVTEDGGKTFSRLGESNKHVDNHAMVIDPADPDHLLIGCDGGLYETWDRGKTYDFKANLPLTQFYKVAVSNEKPFYYVYGGTQDNATQGGPSQTLSNNGITNSDWFVTVFGDGFDPAVDPEDPDTIYSQWQYGGLVRFNRKTGQRIDIKPQPEADGEALRWNWDSALLISPHNSKRIYYGSQILFQSDDRGDNWKAISPDLSRDLDRNKLKVMGRVWSVDAVAKNMSTSMYGTIVSVSESPLVSGLIYVGTDDGMVQVTEDGGDEWTAISKFGSLDVPEFGYINDIEASLHDEDTVFVAINNHKRGDFKPYIVRSEDRGDTWEDITANLPERGSVYTLKQDHVNPDILFCGTEFGCYVTLNGGEKWIKLGSGLPTVAIRDIEIQAEENALVLASFGRGFYVLDNYDTLRHIDEELLKKNTILPIKTGRIFERRSPLAMGGKAFQGAAFYTASNPSYGVKFTYHLTDSLKTLKQKRIAKERGLKSKNADVPYPSWDELKAEDREVAPKVTLTIRDADGTLVNRVNGSTSKGLHVATWNMNWGNDGLGRAPIALPGKYTVEISQTVDGETKMLVDPTEFEIAPLEIDGVEEPDREESMAFANEARRVYAVIRAATTVARETSDELASMRSMVEASRTADQSLVNDIRDLETKLKDLTEAFNGDPTRSKRNESALPGLVSRLNTAMFGSMGSEGVTGTHRRQLEIAVEKYKEIESDFRKIVEKDVPKMRKTLDKAGVTWTSGRKIPSLD
- a CDS encoding endo-1,4-beta-xylanase → MNSFDKLESRSMLAAGIGLQAQFYDSTTLSNPVYSTVEEHVSVNWGFGSPNSSIPDDGFAVRWSGQVESRFTETHDLIVNADDGVRLWVNGELLIDQLESGSLADERASIELIAGRRYDIQLEYVDVAGEAFVDLEWESPSQSREIIPQGQLFPSQRGQISFDRWNGIAGSDVSDLTSLAEFPNSPNLTSFIGDFEETDSSLTDYGRRIYGYVHPSETGPYTFFVSADESAELWLSNTNSESEKLLIASVDSATGIREWDASPTQRSAVVYLNAGQEYFIEALHKESGGDDHLSVGWIKPGSDTIEVIDAGDLSPQVAEVAIFSDTPNVAEGSASPAKFTITRSGPTANSLRVYLQTFGDAVEGSDFESPGDSIDIPAGQSSVTLEINAISDSETEGSESLNVELQAGPEYTVGFKSQRIAYGNLQDDVSAPAGGTSLWNGQTLGDFTSFGGTFTSETDATFGNVIQADIAGQLANAWNAQLKQSINGPVNEGDILWVEFYARSLAGPGEISAIFEKTSSPYTKSLSQGIALTDEWERIQIPFYAAESYAAGEASFGFHLGHKSQVLRFAQFSVLNYGPPQLISPENSFYLNNIGGNWGTSQTASVTGQDFSTAFEVTTSTVPDMNWKIQTVDINDAAVIDGDTMRFEFWIRATAGADPAASFAVQRTDTYATLFSDAISPDGSWQFFSHELTVGEDFSPGGLQAVFNVGHSLQTIQIGGFRWSNLSNAVNLEDLPSRFPSASYEGRDGLDPWRDAADQRIEDERKSTVTITVNDINGQPVDGAVVSLRQNQHEFLFGSAINAYGGKLDPNGNATALKYQNEIKRLFNAAVMENSNKWPGYLQDPARARQGVDFAIDNDIYLRGHNLIWPSRQFMPDSVWSEYDARVVDDGETSANAWLTTTIEDHFDTVLTDFDGDIREWDVVNEPWSNHDVMDIVGDNVIVDWYQQVRDFDPDIKLALNDFGIFAGNGSGTEHRDVFEYWLGLLADQNLLDVIGEQSHYSDANLTDITVFADLLDEYHSEFDVPIAITEFDVNSTNEQLQADYLRDYMTMAFSQSSVTEFLHWGFWESSHWLPDAALYRSDFSIKPNGQAYEDLVFGDWWTDVQGSTRNGAMSVDAFRGNYDVLVQYDGETYSATVTVDATGNSSVVIDLPVEALNYAPILSTQNDSLSGNVADEMTNTGTWFEPDHQTLGLTASIGNVTLNDDGTWSWTYTPSQVHTSDTVTITGTDSAGAASETTFAINAVANVRSRGVSYGESSFGEETLASDKVPLLPGETATFANYTSFEHGINRVVVEFAGLESSLNVDDFEFRVGNNDDVASWELLSSTSSIPLPTVSTSPGEIEGVDQILLSWPDNAIENTWLQVVLLANSTTGLSAPDVFYFGNAIGDTGDSDSNARVNANDVSLVRNNLSGFFTVGIENRYDMNRDGRVNASDVSIVRNNLSGFFGLNLITAPINNGGAGLQKLPDNKPALRDDQLPTIDTAFSLLKSRDDDRDKVCFASDFSLKHDFVASDSSLKYDFARQLFDFDGEKRRKKK
- a CDS encoding VOC family protein; protein product: MLANPVGWFEIYVDDLDRATRFYESVLATTLQNLDSPGGEIRMMAFPMDPDRKGASGAIVKVEGVSSGGNSVLVYFSCEDCAVEESRVESAGGKIHKSKFSIGPYGFITLAVDSEGNMFGLHSQR